From Cyanobacteriota bacterium:
ATGGTGCATCAGCGCTAGAGGTTTGTGCTGTCAGCCACGCTTCTAGGTCAGCCATTTGGGACAAGCTGGGCAAGGCTACTGGCAGGGCCGCCAGTTGTGCTAAGGATAGCTGCTGCAATGTCAGTCGCAGGTCAGGGGGCAGGTCTCCTAGCTGGGTAGTGATTTGCTGGGTAAGGCAATCAATCTGGGTGGCAAGATTGTGCAGCCATTG
This genomic window contains:
- a CDS encoding DUF4351 domain-containing protein; translated protein: QWLHNLATQIDCLTQQITTQLGDLPPDLRLTLQQLSLAQLAALPVALPSLSQMADLEAWLTAQTSSADAP